A stretch of the Phoenix dactylifera cultivar Barhee BC4 unplaced genomic scaffold, palm_55x_up_171113_PBpolish2nd_filt_p 000184F, whole genome shotgun sequence genome encodes the following:
- the LOC120105054 gene encoding cysteine-rich and transmembrane domain-containing protein WIH1-like, whose translation MSYYNQQQHPVGVPPPQGYPPEGYVKDAYPPPGYPQQGYPPAGYAQGYPPQSYPPQYAQPPPQQQQSSGPTFLEGCLAALCCCCLLDACF comes from the exons atGAGCTACTACAACCAGCAGCAGCACCCCGTCGGCGTCCCTCCTCCCCAAG GGTATCCACCGGAGGGGTACGTGAAGGACGCCTACCCGCCGCCGGGGTATCCGCAGCAGGGGTACCCACCAGCGGGGTACGCGCAGGGGTACCCGCCACAGAGCTACCCTCCGCAGTACGCCCAGCCGCCGCCCCAGCAGCAGCAGAGCAGTGGGCCTACCTTCCTCGAAGGATG CTTGGCGGCTCTGTGTTGCTGCTGCCTTCTGGATGCCTGCTTTTGA